The following proteins come from a genomic window of Daphnia carinata strain CSIRO-1 chromosome 8, CSIRO_AGI_Dcar_HiC_V3, whole genome shotgun sequence:
- the LOC130704179 gene encoding voltage-dependent T-type calcium channel subunit alpha-1G-like isoform X1: MDRRVGDEVDEGVGRGELDKSPVIATKNRPSSPTSLLPPLQTIACPDPLAACPVDHQSTTDNQVEHQQNEATTPNVFVECSPADEDDVVYYAGYHSDEVDEDLEDLEEEQEEDDDDEVVEDEEEEEEEEEDQVDGHDEEEDDDGLPYPGFIPVTLGFMTQYNRPRNLCLRMITNPWFERVSMAVIFFNCVTLGMYQPCIDQVCNTSRCRILQMLDDFIFAFFALEMSIKMIAMGVYGKGTYLAETWNRLDCFIVIAGAVEYCLDMENMNLSAIRTIRVLRPLRAINRIPSMRILVMLLLDTLPMLGNVLLLCFFVFFIFGIVGVQLWAGILRQRCYLDLPKGIVPPATLTLPPYYSDKVKVTLPLSSYYKVQETEKDYICSLAKDSGMHTCSSLPHTKSDGRVCNDSVVPGIPVGMDGLSVNGSCINWNQYYTDCRAGEKNPFQGAISFDNIGLAWVAIFLVISLEGWTDIMYYVQDAHSFWDWVYFVLLIVIGSFFMINLCLVVIATQFSETKKREMERMRLERARYQSTSTLASTSASESASCYRQIIKYIAHLWRRSKRRILRRYRAYRSRKRQLEQQQQQQLDHPQYGKQQSATHSLSLRTRRKQQRRRKRRRRRSRHPHPECPKHGVQQQEQQQQQQQQRHSQCSSSFRVPSVSSQVALRINDGPASPLDSPVPILSHARRASVAVSIDHQRSSPFLSPRGSLALADDSSDSSQLLTPRTPRRRRSSVMFSDVVVAHGMSNSAADVNVCWSEKITQTGGFATEPVASAGSESRQPHHQPSGSSHPSSPMPFNRKSSLRQRVPSNRTIDERRPSCPAAASGTSVPNGAGLTCQELLALSGALGAALPTPLALPNYPSDEPTTTAMVVAPPAKHSNNHKCNNQLLAPPGMMPILPTLAMSLWPEPFQEPGLSGDWTTMPCVNAAETAVDVETDNEDDCICCSSDEEYSASDEDVPSEDQNEDYYEEDEEQQRASVQVFERRRSPFSRYCSLIKEYYKTFQRSVKALVEHKYFQQGLLGAILINTLSMGIEYHNQPEELTLTVEFSNVIFSAIFAIEMLLKVIAEGPLNYVGNGFNVFDGVIVILSLVEVFQSLNRFEGDDGGSSGLSVLRTFRLLRILKLVRFMPNLRRQLVVMLRTMDNVAVFFALLVLFIFIFSVLGMYLFGGKFCMREDGSRSCTCAEILDRDPGCVCDRKHFNTLLWATVTVFQILTQEDWNVVLFNGMEKTSHWAALYFVALMTFGNYVLFNLLVAILVEGFSAERTERLEREQREQARQERHAARALATAAALSIQDEAASNGSCHGDQETGLPPPDRSSADSPSSADGRHPQEHDNYFSRSSVTEESCSPVGYCANVVEDVVDSAQLADLLLEEERKQAKLALLESQQQRRLKENSYNAIQEQQRRESLHSKSQHECANHYDPKSNIERETMLLCQPSVVSRSEFQTRTDQPSSASGSHLLLPPTTAPIITTTAATPQGSPNATLDSISSRGDSVRLSPLKSVKLVGVSPPRRTSAEGSPLHGDSNINLGLETLGSPSLLRTPSNRSCASSRSSRRSSLNPIMPSRGILSRKSSLAAPSGGGMVSSPEESADTNSLLPSSEMLGSGVLRQGSKKLWRRLSSRDAAGVPATGSHADLEAELEEDRTSNAGNYSLLNNLNNQRQPSCSNHDRLACNGSAQHDGIHQPFTRKPILSHQNSFGSPTTLSPQNSIRSNGSSPRSPSPGFNNLAPNNNNNGSSLNFSMGEGQTGANSTTKTEEEVVVKKRLIVRLYERFPQLKEREDYALFILSPENSIRRSCNTLVTKSWFDHGILFFIGLNCVTLAMERPLIPPDSYERAFLSMSNYVFTFVFAIEMMLKVFAVGMFYGHNAYFTSGWNIMDGLLVTVSIVDILMSILSSGSPRIFGILRVFRLLRSLRPLRVINRAPGLKLVVQTLLSSLKPIGNIVLICCTFFIIFGILGVQLFKGSFFYCEGPNIRSVRNRTDCLAADPRNMWVNRAYNFDDLGQALMALFVLSSKDGWVNIMYTGLDAVGVDQQPIENYSEWRLIYFISFLLLVGFFVLNMFVGVVVENFHRCREEQEKEERARRMAKRARKMEKKRRIGTVVALNDVVIDGTDPGPKPRAVRTEMRRPPYYTNYSRSRLLIHNVVTSKYFDLAIAAVIGLNVVTMAMEFYLMPPELESALRIFNYFFTAVFIIESVCKVVALGVKRYIRDRWNQLDVAIVILSIVGIVLEEMKSDLIPINPTIIRVMRVLRIARVLKLLKMAKGIRSLLDTVMQALPQVGNLGLLFYLLFFIFAALGVELFGRLECDDEHPCQGLGEHAHFANFGIAFLTLFRVATGDNWNGIMKDTLRENCDASADCIKNCCVSRIIAPIFFVIFVLMAQFVLVNVVVAVLMKHLEESHKQTAEEKIQTPTTETDADTDDDVLAEDAPETNTYPMITLSVDSETEVRIEEEDATSSVCSP; this comes from the exons CGTGGTTCGAGAGAGTCAGCATGGCCGTCATCTTCTTCAATTGCGTCACGTTGGGAATGTACCAGCCGTGTATCGACCAGGTCTGCAACACCAGTCGATGCCGAATTCTCCAG ATGCTGGATGATTTCATATTTGCCTTCTTCGCCCTCGAGATGTCCATCAAAATGATCGCCATGGGTGTTTATGGTAAAGGAACGTACCTGGCCGAAACGTGGAACAGACTCGATTGTTTTATTGTCATTGCTGG AGCGGTGGAATATTGTTTGGATATGGAGAACATGAATTTATCTGCCATCCGGACCATCCGAGTTTTGCGGCCACTAAGAGCCATCAACCGAATACCCA GCATGAGGATATTGgtgatgctgctgctggacaCGCTGCCCATGTTGGGCAACGTCCTGTTGCTCtgtttctttgtctttttcatCTTTGGCATCGTCGGCGTCCAGCTGTGGGCCGGCATTCTGCGCCAGAGGTGCTACCTCGACCTGCCAAAAGGCATCGTCCCACCTGCCACTTT GACATTGCCTCCGTACTATTCGGACAAGGTGAAGGTGACCCT GCCTCTGTCCAGCTACTACAAAGTGCAAGAAACGGAGAAGGACTACATTTGCTCGCTGGCCAAAGACAGTGGGATGCATACGTGCTCCTCGCTGCCTCACACCAAATCTGACGGACGAGTGTGCAATGACAGCGTCGTGCCTGGCATACCCGTCGGAATGGACGGCCTTTCAGTCAACGGCTCTTGTATCAATTGGAACCAATACTACACCGATTGCAGAGCTGGTGAAAAGAATCCTTTCCAGGGAGCTATATCCTTTGATAACATCGGTTTGGCTTGGGTTGCCATCTTCCTC GTGATTAGTTTAGAGGGATGGACGGACATCATGTACTACGTCCAGGATGCCCACTCTTTCTGGGACTGGGTCTACTTTGTCCTCCTCATTGTG ATCGGCTCGTTCTTCATGATCAACCTGTGCCTGGTGGTGATAGCCACGCAGTTCTCCGAGACCAAGAAGCGCGAAATGGAGCGGATGCGACTGGAACGGGCCCGCTATCAGTCGACGTCGACGCTGGCCAGCACTTCGGCCAGCGAGTCGGCCTCGTGCTACCGCCAGATCATCAAGTACATTGCCCACCTGTGGCGGAGGAGCAAGCGACGCATCCTCAGGAGGTACCGGGCCTACCGCAGCCGGAAGAGGCAGCtggaacagcagcaacaacaacagctggATCACCCCCAATATGGCAAACAACAATCAGCCACGCATTCGCTCAGTTTGAGGACGAGGCGGAAACAACAACGGCgcaggaagaggaggaggaggcggaGCAGGCATCCGCATCCTGAATGCCCCAAACATGGCGTCCAACAACaggagcaacaacaacagcaacaacagcagagaCATAGCCAATGTTCTAGCAGCTTTCGAGTGCCGTCCGTGAGTTCACAGGTAGCGTTGAGAATCAATGATGGGCCGGCTTCGCCTCTCGATTCGCCCGTGCCCATACTCTCACACGCTCGGCGTGCCAGCGTTGCCGTCTCCATCGACCATCAGCGATCCTCTCCATTCCTCTCGCCCAGAG GATCGTTGGCACTGGCCGATGATTCGTCGGACTCGTCGCAATTGTTGACGCCAAGGACGCCTAGGCGTCGCCGGAGTAGTGTGATGTTTAGTGACGTCGTCGTCGCTCACGGCATGAGCAACAGTGCGGCCGACGTCAATGTCTGCTGGAGCGAGAAGATCACGCAGACGGGCGGTTTCGCTACGGAGCCGGTTGCATCCGCCGGAAGTGAGTCTCGTCAGCCGCATCATCAGCCATCCGGATCGTCTCATCCGTCGTCACCGATGCCGTTCAATCGCAAATCGTCGTTGAGGCAACGCGTCCCATCCAACCGGACCATCGACGAACGACGGCCTAGCTGTCCGGCCGCGGCATCTGGCACCTCGGTCCCAAACGGAGCCGGCCTAACCTGCCAAGAATTGCTGGCTCTTAGTGGAGCCCTCGGGGCAGCGCTGCCCACGCCTTTAGCGTTGCCCAACTACCCGTCGGACGAGCCGACAACTACCGCGATGGTTGTTGCTCCTCCGGCCAAACACAGCAACAACCATAAATGCAATAACCAGTTATTGGCACCGCCGGGCATGATGCCCATCTTACCAACTTTGGCCATGTCTCTTTGGCCCGAACCGTTTCAAG AGCCTGGACTGAGCGGCGATTGGACAACGATGCCGTGCGTGAACGCGGCAGAGACGGCCGTTGACGTGGAGACGGACAATGAAGACGATTGCATTTGCTGCTCGTCGGATGAAGAATATTCAGCGTCCGATGAAGACGTCCCTTCCGAAGATCAGAACGAAGATTATTACGAAGAAGATGAGGAACAACAAAGAGCATCGGTCCAAGTGTTTGAACGTCGTCGTTCGCCCTTTTCTCGCTATTGCTCGCTCATCAAGGAATATTATAAGACGTTCCAGCGCAGCGTCAAAGCCCTCGTCGAGCACAAATACTTCCAGCAAGGGCTACTGGGCGCCATTCTCATCAACACGCTCAGCATGGGCATCGAATACCACAACCAG CCGGAAGAGTTGACGCTGACGGTCGAGTTTAGCAACGTGATTTTTTCGGCCATCTTCGCCATCGAGATGCTGCTCAAAGTGATCGCCGAAGGTCCGCTCAACTATGTCGGCAACGGGTTCAACGTCTTTGACGGCGTCATCGTCATCCTCAG TCTGGTGGAAGTGTTTCAGAGTTTGAATCGCTTCGAAGGGGACGATGGCGGCAGTTCGGGCCTGTCTGTTTTGAGGACGTTCCGTCTTTTGCGCATCCTGAAACTCGTCCGTTTCATGCCCAACCTGCGCCGTCAGCTGGTCGTCATGTTGCGCACCATGGACAACGTGGCCGTCTTCTTCGCCTTGCTCGtcctcttcatcttcattttcag CGTGCTAGGCATGTATCTGTTTGGCGGTAAATTTTGCATGCGCGAGGACGGCTCCCGGTCTTGCACGTGCGCGGAGATACTCGACCGCGATCCCGGTTGCGTCTGCGACCGCAAACACTTCAACACTTTGCTTTGGGCTACCGTCACCGTCTTCCAG ATCTTGACACAAGAGGATTGGAATGTGGTTCTATTCAACGGTATGGAGAAGACGAGCCATTGGGCGGCTCTCTACTTTGTGGCGCTCATGACGTTCGGCAACTACGTCCTCTTCAACCTGCTCGTCGCCATCCTCGTCGAAGGATTCTCCGCCGAG AGGACGGAGCGACTGGAACGCGAACAGCGTGAGCAGGCCAGACAAGAACGTCATGCAGCACGAGCTCTAGCCACGGCTGCCGCTTTGTCCATCCAAGATGAGGCCGCATCCAATGGCTCGTGTCACGGTGATCAAGAGACGGGCCTACCGCCACCTGACCGCTCGTCGGCCGACTCACCGTCGTCTGCTGACGGACGTCATCCGCAAGAGCACGACAACTATTTCTCGAGGTCTTCAGTGACGGAGGAGAGTTGCAGTCCCGTCGGCTATTGTGCCAATGTCGTCGAAGACGTCGTCGATAGCGCCCAGCTGGCCGACTTACTACTCGAG GAGGAACGCAAACAAGCCAAACTGGCACTATTGGAATCGCAGCAACAGCGACGCCTCAAGGAGAATTCGTACAATGCCATCCAGGAACAACAGCGTCGCGAATCTTTACACAGCAAGAGTCAGCACGAATGCGCCAACCATTACGATCCGAAATCAAACATCGAACGAG aaacgatgCTGCTGTGTCAGCCATCTGTTGTTTCTCGGTCGGAATTTCAAACGCGGACGGATCAGCCGAGCAGCGCAAGTGGATCGCATTTATTGCTGCCGCCAACGACGGCTCCGATCATCACCACGACGGCCGCCACTCCGCAAGGATCTCCCAACGCCACTCTGGATTCCATTTCCAGTCGCGGGGACAGCGTCAGACTATCGCCGTTGAAGTCGGTCAAGTTAGTGGGCGTGTCCCCGCCGCGTCGCACTTCGGCGGAAGGCTCCCCTTTGCACGGAGATAGTAACATCAATTTG GGACTGGAGACGTTGGGTTCGCCGTCTTTACTGCGCACGCCGAGCAACAGATCTTGCGCTAGTTCCAGATCGTCTAGACGATCGAGTTTGAATCCCATCATGCCCAGTCGGGGTATTCTCAGCAGAAAGAGCAGCCTGGCTGCCCCTTCAGG gggaggaatgGTATCGTCGCCGGAAGAGTCAGCTGATACGAATTCATTGTTGCCTTCGTCGGAGATGCTGGGAAGTGGCGTCCTTCGTCAGGGCAGCAAAAAATTATGGAGGCGACTCTCATCGCGGGATGCGGCCGGCGTACCCGCGACCGGCTCCCACGCCGACCTGGAAGCCGAGCTGGAAGAGGATCGTACGTCGAACGCGGGCAATTACAGTCTTTTGAACAACCTGAACAACCAACGACAGCCGAG CTGCAGCAATCACGATCGACTTGCGTGTAACGGCAGCGCGCAACACGATGGAATTCATCAGCCATTCACGCGCAAGCCGATTCTATCTCATCAGAATTCGTTCGGCAGCCCGACGACGTTGAGTCCGCAGAATTCTATCCGCAGTAACGGCTCGTCTCCGAGGAGTCCATCACCGGGATTCAACAACCTCGCT CcgaataacaacaacaacggcagTAGTTTGAATTTCTCGATGGGAGAAGGTCAAACGGGAGCCAACAGCACAACCAAAACCGAGGAGGAAGTGGTCGTGAAGAAACGGCTGATTGTTCGCCTTTATGAACGATTCCCTCAACTCAAGGAGCGGGAAGACTACGCCCTCTTTATCCTATCGCCGGAAAATTC CATTCGGCGGTCATGTAATACGTTGGTGACGAAAAGTTGGTTCGACCACGGGATCTTGTTCTTCATTGGCTTGAATTGCGTCACGCTGGCCATGGAACGGCCGCTCATTCCACCCGATTCGTACGAGCGTGCCTTCCTCTCCATGTCCAACTATGTCTTCACCTTCGTCTTTGCCATCGAAATGATGTTGAAAGTCTTTGCCGTCGGAATGTTCTACGGACACAATGCCTACTTCACCTCTGGCTGGAACATCATGGACGGACTCCTCGTTACTGTCTCCATCGTCGACATTCTCATGTCGATTCTCTCTAGTGGCAGTCCTCGCATCTTTGGCATCCTCAGA GTCTTCCGGTTGCTGCGATCCTTGAGGCCATTGCGAGTCATCAACCGAGCGCCCGGCTTGAAATTAGTGGTGCAAACGTTATTATCTTCTTTGAAACCCATCGGAAACATTGTGCTCATTTGCTGCAcgttcttcatcatcttcggAATCCTCGGAGTCCAG TTATTCAAAGGCAGTTTCTTTTACTGCGAGGGGCCCAATATCCGTTCGGTGCGCAACCGGACCGACTGTTTAGCGGCCGATCCGCGTAACATGTGGGTCAATCGAGCCTATAACTTTGACGATTTGGGACAGGCCTTGATGGCCCTCTTTGTCCTTTCTTCTAAAGACGGTTGGGTCAACATTATGTACACAGGGCTGGATGCCGTCGGTGTTGACCAGCAG CCGATTGAGAATTACAGCGAATGGCGTTTGATCTACTTCATCTCGTTTCTACTGCTGGTCGGTTTCTTCGTGCTCAACATGTTCGTCGGTGTCGTCGTGGAGAATTTCCACCGTTGCCGCGAGGAGCAGGAGAAAGAGGAGCGAGCCCGCCGGATGGCCAAACGCGCGcgcaaaatggaaaagaagCGCAGAA TTGGTACTGTAGTCGCACTCAATGACGTCGTCATCGATGGCACTGACCCCGGACCTAAGCCCAGAGCCGTGAGAACGG AGATGCGACGGCCGCCCTACTACACCAACTATTCACGCTCCCGACTCCTCATTCATAATGTGGTGACGTCCAAGTACTTTGACTTGGCCATCGCTGCTGTTATCGGTCTTAACGTCGTCACAATGGCCATGGAATTTTACCTGATGCCACCT GAACTGGAATCGGCGTTGCGTATTTTCAACTATTTCTTCACGGCCGTCTTCATCATCGAATCCGTTTGCAAAGTGGTGGCTTTGGGAGTGAAGAGATACATCCGCGATCGGTGGAATCAGCTTGACGTGGCCATCGTCATCTTGTCTATTGTGGGTATTGTTTTGGAAGAGATGAAATCCGATCTGATCCCCATCAATCCGACTATTATCCGCGTCATGCGAGTTCTACGGATAGCCAGAG TGTTGAAGTTGCTGAAAATGGCCAAAGGAATCCGCTCTCTGCTGGACACAGTGATGCAAGCACTTCCGCAAGTCGGCAACTTGGGACTCTTATTCTACTTGctgttcttcatttttgctgCCCTCGGAGTCGAATTGTTCGGCCGTTTGG AGTGCGACGACGAACATCCGTGCCAGGGTCTTGGGGAGCACGCACACTTTGCCAATTTTGGCATCGCCTTCTTGACGCTGTTCCGCGTAGCCACCGGCGACAATTGGAACGGCATTATGAAGGACACGTTGCGCGAAAATTGCGATGCTTCCGCCGATTGTATCAAAAATTGCTGCGTCTCGAGAATCATCGCCCCCATCTTTTTCGTCATCTTCGTCCTGATGGCTCAGTTCGTCTTGGTCAACGTCGTCGTCGCCGTCCTCATGAAACACCTAGAAGAATCGCACAAACAG aCGGCGGAAGAAAAGATTCAGACGCCCACGACGGAAACGGATGCTGATACGGACGATGATGTCTTGGCTGAAGACGCACCTGAAACCAATACCTATCCGATGATCACATTGAGCGTGGACAGTGAAACAGAAGTCAggatagaagaagaagacgcaaCGTCATCTGTCTGCAgtccatga